Proteins found in one Oxyura jamaicensis isolate SHBP4307 breed ruddy duck chromosome 16, BPBGC_Ojam_1.0, whole genome shotgun sequence genomic segment:
- the LOC118175182 gene encoding killer cell lectin-like receptor subfamily B member 1B allele B, which yields MAGEIIYADLRQPEGVSLPAERCQTPAVCPRWHGVFLKLSGLGYLVLLVLVVVLSVQVFQKAPTPPSAPQNKSEAEGRNTMEEYVSPSLLRYVCCWNGSAGHGGCKLCPQSWQLSGDHCYQVSRATGTWSQGKEDCERRGSHLAVLRNKADVERLNEGIQQEYKEKLTVWIGLKASKNTWKWVDNSSYKAAVFSPLQSVENGCATFKDKRLEVDGCESDHNWVCQKAPFPLISKTAGELCGARPEKSPAHRKLAANIWGEANPPRYGPVRNFRV from the exons ATGGCTGGGGAAATTATTTACGCCGATTTAAGGCAGCCTGAAGGGGTCTCTTTGCCTGCCGAGAGGTGTCAGA CTCCCGCCGTCTGCCCACGGTGGCACGGAGTCTTCCTGAAGCTGAGCGGGCTGGGCtacctggtgctgctggtgctggtggtggtgctcAGCGTGCAGG TTTTTCAGAAGGCGCCGACGCCTCCGAGCGCTCCGCAGAACAAGAGCGAGGCCGAGGGAAGGAACACGATGGAGGAGTACGtgtctccctccctgctgcgcTACGTCTGCTGCTGGAACGGCTCC GCAGGCCACGGGGGCTGCAAGCTGTGCCCCCAGTCTTGGCAGCTTTCTGGGGACCACTGCTACCAGGTTTCCAGAGCGACTGGGACTTGGAGCCAAGGCAAAGAAGACTGCGAAAGGCGGGGGTCCCATCTGGCCGTGCTACGAAACAAGGCCGATGTG GAGCGCTTAAATGAGGGGATCCAGCAGGAATACAAGGAGAAGCTAACAGTGTGGATCGGATTAAAGGCATCCAAGAACACATGGAAATGGGTGGACAACTCCTCCTACAAAGCCGCCGTGT TCAGTCCCCTTCAGAGTGTGGAGAACGGCTGCGCGACCTTCAAAGACAAGAGGCTGGAGGTTGATGGCTGTGAAAGCGACCACAATTGGGTTTGCCAGAAAGCACCTTTCCCTCTCATCTCAAAGACTGCAGGAGAGCTGTGCGGTGCCCGCCCCGAAAAAAGCCCAGCCCATAGGAAGCTTGCTGCTAATATTTGGGGTGAAGCCAACCCTCCTCGTTACGGCCCTGTGAGGAATTTCAGGGTTTGA
- the LOC118175183 gene encoding C-type lectin domain family 2 member D-like isoform X1 produces the protein MGEIFWFCRCPIATPPASPGMKETREYPGFLGTERSKRGGSSLEMKPGARVACQVTTAVVFLVLLVTAIAFAVHAFQPRPQPCPRCPFDWIGYRGKCYYFSEAERNWTSSQDNCSALGASLAMFDSVEDLSFTMRYKGISEHWVGLSRDGEEQPWKWVNHSRPSRLFEIGGGGFCAYLGDTGLRSSQCNTERNWVCTKSALQSPGKGNKTRRAQNLCISS, from the exons ATGGGCGAAATCTTCTGGTTTTGCAGGTGCCCCATCGCGACCCCACCTGCGTCCCCCGGAATGAAGGAAACGAGGGAATATCCCGGCTTTTTGGGCACGGAAAGAAGCAAGCGGGGAG GTTCCAGCCTGGAGATGAAGCCGGGGGCACGCGTTGCCTGCCAGGTCACCACGGCAGTGGTGTTCCTGGTTCTGCTCGTCACCGCCATCGCTTTTGCAG TGCACGCTTTTCAACCtcgcccccagccctgtcctcGTTGTCCGTTCGACTGGATCGGGTATCGAGGAAAATGCTACTATTTTTCGGAGGCTGAGAGGAACTGGACGTCCAGCCAGGACAACTGCTCAGCTCTCGGTGCTTCCTTGGCCATGTTTGACAGCGTGGAAGACTTG aGCTTCACCATGAGATATAAAGGCATCTCAGAGCATTGGGTTGGCCTTTCGCGGGACGGGGAGGAGCAACCATGGAAATGGGTGAACCACTCGCGTCCGTCCCGCCT GTTTGAGATCGGAGGAGGTGGCTTCTGTGCCTACCTGGGTGACACCGGGCTCCGCTCCTCCCAGTGCAACACGGAGAGGAACTGGGTTTGCACCAAGTCCGCGCTGCAGAGCCCAGGCAAAGGCAACAAGACGAGACGAGCTCAAAACCTTTGCATCAGCTCCTAA
- the LOC118175183 gene encoding C-type lectin domain family 2 member L-like isoform X3, whose amino-acid sequence MGEIFWFCRCPIATPPASPGMKETREYPGFLGTERSKRGGSSLEMKPGARVACQVTTAVVFLVLLVTAIAFAVHAFQPRPQPCPRCPFDWIGYRGKCYYFSEAERNWTSSQDNCSALGASLAMFDSVEDLVWKPPEKRPRLLPPFGFFDCSLSIFFLALGLLLKLLTKANQCKTCSKKGKNRKRKKKKKEQNLDN is encoded by the exons ATGGGCGAAATCTTCTGGTTTTGCAGGTGCCCCATCGCGACCCCACCTGCGTCCCCCGGAATGAAGGAAACGAGGGAATATCCCGGCTTTTTGGGCACGGAAAGAAGCAAGCGGGGAG GTTCCAGCCTGGAGATGAAGCCGGGGGCACGCGTTGCCTGCCAGGTCACCACGGCAGTGGTGTTCCTGGTTCTGCTCGTCACCGCCATCGCTTTTGCAG TGCACGCTTTTCAACCtcgcccccagccctgtcctcGTTGTCCGTTCGACTGGATCGGGTATCGAGGAAAATGCTACTATTTTTCGGAGGCTGAGAGGAACTGGACGTCCAGCCAGGACAACTGCTCAGCTCTCGGTGCTTCCTTGGCCATGTTTGACAGCGTGGAAGACTTGGTATGGAAACCCCCAGAAAAGCGACCAAGGCTTTTGCCACCTTTCGGTTTCTTTGACTGCTCTTTGAGCATCTTCTTCCTAGCCCTGGG TCTTCTCCTCAAGCTTCTCACCAAAGCCAACCAGTGCAAGACCTGTagcaaaaaggggaaaaacagaaaaagaaaaaaaaaaaaaaaagaacaaaatctagATAATTAA
- the LOC118175183 gene encoding C-type lectin domain family 2 member D-like isoform X2 has translation MKETREYPGFLGTERSKRGGSSLEMKPGARVACQVTTAVVFLVLLVTAIAFAVHAFQPRPQPCPRCPFDWIGYRGKCYYFSEAERNWTSSQDNCSALGASLAMFDSVEDLSFTMRYKGISEHWVGLSRDGEEQPWKWVNHSRPSRLFEIGGGGFCAYLGDTGLRSSQCNTERNWVCTKSALQSPGKGNKTRRAQNLCISS, from the exons ATGAAGGAAACGAGGGAATATCCCGGCTTTTTGGGCACGGAAAGAAGCAAGCGGGGAG GTTCCAGCCTGGAGATGAAGCCGGGGGCACGCGTTGCCTGCCAGGTCACCACGGCAGTGGTGTTCCTGGTTCTGCTCGTCACCGCCATCGCTTTTGCAG TGCACGCTTTTCAACCtcgcccccagccctgtcctcGTTGTCCGTTCGACTGGATCGGGTATCGAGGAAAATGCTACTATTTTTCGGAGGCTGAGAGGAACTGGACGTCCAGCCAGGACAACTGCTCAGCTCTCGGTGCTTCCTTGGCCATGTTTGACAGCGTGGAAGACTTG aGCTTCACCATGAGATATAAAGGCATCTCAGAGCATTGGGTTGGCCTTTCGCGGGACGGGGAGGAGCAACCATGGAAATGGGTGAACCACTCGCGTCCGTCCCGCCT GTTTGAGATCGGAGGAGGTGGCTTCTGTGCCTACCTGGGTGACACCGGGCTCCGCTCCTCCCAGTGCAACACGGAGAGGAACTGGGTTTGCACCAAGTCCGCGCTGCAGAGCCCAGGCAAAGGCAACAAGACGAGACGAGCTCAAAACCTTTGCATCAGCTCCTAA
- the LOC118175186 gene encoding C-type lectin domain family 2 member D-like, translating to MAVTLSMDENKNEDNDSVLENLFPVRWKDRRPMSWKRYLFYAAIILAALLLIAIIIWLALCAYSCPHLWIGFNRKCFYFSEVEKNWTSSRDDCRARGASLAVIQSKEELDFVLRYKGFPDHWIGLSRQTPSQGWEWDDGTKFDSSLFPIGGGEDFAFLNDRKVTSARSSGERHWICTKPQSRQR from the exons ATGGCTGTGACGCTGAGCATGGATGAGAACAAGAACGAGGACAACGACTCTGTGTTGGAGA ATCTTTTCCCTGTTAGGTGGAAGGACAGAAGACCCATGTCCTGGAAGCGATACCTGTTCTACGCCGCCATTATACTAGCGGCATTGCTTCTCATCGCAATTATCATCT ggCTCGCCCTATGTGCGTATTCCTGCCCCCATTTGTGGATCGGGTTCAACAGGAAATGTTTCTACTTCTCCGAAGTGGAAAAGAACTGGACGTCGAGTCGGGACGACTGCCGCGCGCGCGGCGCCAGCTTGGCCGTGATCCAGTCCAAGGAGGAGCTG GACTTCGTGCTGCGCTACAAAGGTTTTCCTGACCACTGGATCGGGCTGAGCCGCCAAACCCCGAGCCAGGGCTGGGAATGGGACGACGGCACCAAATTCGACAGCTCCTT GTTTCCCATCGGAGGAGGTGAGGACTTTGCTTTCCTGAACGACCGCAAAGTCACCAGCGCTCGCAGCAGCGGCGAGCGGCACTGGATCTGCACCAAGCCGCAGAGCAGGCAGCGCTGA
- the LOC118175185 gene encoding E3 ubiquitin-protein ligase TRIM7-like has translation MAFFLKPRPCTWDLAVDYNAAKQFQVDVTLDPTTAGPEVILSEDLKEATWGRPGHRWPAGPGRFDTDPCMLANQGFTSGRHYWEVKASGRFWTVGVARESVRRNGRILFKPNAEIWGLQKYDELCVALTAPSNTSVPLHGGEIGVYLDYEVGQVSFYALGTRRRVFTFRVASFSGERVFPYFCVLLSTIKLPPRG, from the exons ATGGCTTTCTTCCTCAAACCCCGGCCGTGCACCTGGGACTTGGCTGTGGACTACAACGCAGCGAAACAGTTTCAAG tgGATGTGACCCTGGATCCGACCACGGCCGGCCCCGAGGTGATCCTCTCCGAGGACCTCAAGGAGGCCACCTGGGGCAGACCGGGGCACCGGTGGCCGGCGGGCCCGGGCCGTTTCGACACGGATCCGTGCATGTTGGCCAACCAAGGCTTCACCTCGGGCCGTCACTACTGGGAGGTGAAGGCGAGCGGGCGCTTCTGGACCGTGGGGGTGGCTCGGGAATCGGTGCGGAGGAACGGCCGGATCCTCTTCAAACCCAACGCCGAGATCTGGGGCTTGCAGAAGTACGACGAGCTCTGCGTGGCCCTCACGGCTCCCTCCAACACCTCCGTCCCGCTCCACGGCGGGGAGATCGGGGTCTACTTGGACTACGAGGTGGGGCAGGTCTCGTTTTACGCCCTCGGCACCCGCCGGCGCGTCTTCACCTTCCGCGTGGCCTCCTTCAGCGGCGAGAGGGTCTTCCCCTACTTCTGCGTGCTGCTCTCCACCATCAAACTGCCCCCCCGGGGCTGA
- the LOC118175178 gene encoding E3 ubiquitin-protein ligase TRIM7-like, whose translation MPNAAFPTREGGRLRPAPLQSFQGLKHGSGEKAPRPGRSLAAFPRRRLLALKKKKTHGVKILRVEAVGGHGRAAAGSGHEAVWEARGGGGEAEQREEKIQSHLQSLRKVLAEFLDWRVADEKRRLDYLETSEAERRRIGSEFERLRRVLDEKERAVLQRLAELDAAFEAAQAEKASRVAEEIARLHGLIGQLEAGRLPQDTGSGLSSWNEARLQLPPELEKSLRSCRRQHAALEEALKELRDPGRPKPKLGTGKILSTEEKAKGTPEPGSAPPQVLADRKSVRWDEEQDRAREPRRCEEEAPGALGCEGAAPRRCSWEVEDKAQISGL comes from the exons ATGCCAAACGCTGCTTTTCCCACCCGGGAAG GAGGGCGGCTTCGCCCCGCGCCGCTGCAAAGCTTCCAGGGGTTGAAGCATGGCAGCGGCGAGAAGGCTCCGCGCCCAGGCCGATCGCTCGCAGCGTTTCCTCGCCGCCGTCTCCtggccctgaaaaaaaaaaaaacccacggGGTGAAAATCCTCCGGGTTGAGGCTGTCGGTGGCCATGGGCGAGCGGCTGCCGGCTCCGGCCACGAAGCTGTTTGGGAAgcgcgaggaggaggaggtgaggctGAGCAGCGGG AGGAGAAAATCCAGTCTCATCTACAATCTCTAAGGAAAGTGTTAGCGGAGTTTCTGGACTGGAGAGTGGCCGACGAGAAGCGCCGCCTGGACTACCTG GAGACGAGCGAGGCCGAGCGGCGGCGCATCGGGAGTGAGTTCGAGCGGCTGCGCCGGGTGCTGGACGAGAAGGAGCGCGCGGTGCTGCAGCGGCTGGCCGAGCTCGACGCTGCCTTCGAGGCCGCCCAGGCAGAAAAAGCCTCGCGGGTGGCCGAGGAGATCGCGCGGCTCCACGGCCTCATCGGGCAGCTGGAGGCCGGGCGTCTGCCCCAG GATACCGGGAGCGGCCTGAGCAG ctGGAACGAAGCGAGGCTGCAGCTTCCCCCCGAGCTGGAAAAGAGCCTGCGCTCCTGCCGCCGCCAGCACGCTGCCCTCGAGGAGGCTCTGAAAGAATTGCGAG ACCCAGGGAGACCCAAACCGAAGCTGGGAACAGGGAAAATCCTGAGCACGGAGGAAAAGG CAAAAGGGACTCCAGAGCCCGGCTCGGCTCCCCCGCAGGTTTTGGCGGACAGAAAAAGCGTGAGGTGGGACGAGGAGCAGGATAGAGCCAGAGAGCCCCGGCGATGCGAGGAGGAGGCGCCGGGCGCCCTGGGCTGCGAGGGGGCTGCCCCGCGGCGATGCTCGTGGGAGGTGGAGGACAAGGCGCAGATAAGCGGACTCTGA
- the LOC118175179 gene encoding histone H1B-like, translated as MPRGNALSHPSTSGAGLAVQLPKKRGRPSLSDLILRAVCVSTARKGASLALIKKTLTTEGYDVVRNSGRLKAALAALVTKGLLQRVTGTGIAGSFRIGRVGKERMEGAARRGRAAGETHQRPAGKTKGPRRAVKANPQRLKKPRRPRGKAAVAPAEPAAEDPEAAERPTTAAAAAEEER; from the coding sequence ATGCCTCGCGGCAACGCGCTCTCCCACCCTTCCACCTCCGGGGCGGGCTTAGCGGTGCAGCTGCCGAAGAAGCGGGGGCGGCCGTCGCTGTCGGACCTCATTCTCCGCGCCGTCTGCGTCTCCACGGCTCGCAAAGGCGCCTCGTTGGCTCTCATCAAGAAGACGCTAACCACCGAGGGATACGATGTGGTGAGGAACAGCGGCCGCCTCAAGGCGGCGCTCGCCGCTTTGGTCACCAAAGGGCTCCTGCAGCGTGTGACCGGCACGGGCATCGCCGGCTCGTTCCGCATCGGTCGCGTCGGTAAGGAGCGCATGGAGGGAGCCGCGCGGCGCGGGAGGGCGGCCGGCGAAACCCACCAGCGCCCCGCGGGGAAGACGAAGGGCCCGAGGCGCGCTGTCAAAGCCAACCCGCAGCGGCTGAAGAAGCCGAGAAGACCGCGGGGCAAGGCCGCGGTGGCACCAGCGGAGCCGGCGGCCGAGGATCCGGAGGCAGCCGAGCGCCCGACGacagcagcggcggcggccgaGGAGGAGCGTTAG